From a region of the Eretmochelys imbricata isolate rEreImb1 chromosome 6, rEreImb1.hap1, whole genome shotgun sequence genome:
- the SRSF5 gene encoding serine/arginine-rich splicing factor 5 isoform X1: MSGCRVFIGRLNPAAREKDVERFFKGYGRIRDIDLKRGFGFVEFEDPRDADDAVYELDGKELCSERVTIEHARARSRGGRGRGRYSDRFSSRRPRNDRRNAPPVRTENRLIVENLSSRVSWQDLKDFMRQAGEVTFADAHRPKLNEGVVEFASYSDLKNAIEKLSGKEINGRKIKLIEGSKRHSRSRSRSRSRSRSSSRSRSRSRSRSRKSYTRSRSRSRSKSRSVSRSPMPEKSQKRGSSSRSKSPASVDRQRSRSRSRSVDSGN, from the exons ATGAGCGGCTGCCGCGTATTCATCGGGAGGCTGAACCCTGCAGCCAGGGAGAAGGATGTGGAGCGATTCTTCAAGGGATACGGACGCATCCGGGATATTGATCTGAAAAGGGGCTTCGGATTTGTG GAATTTGAGGATCCAAGGGATGCAGATGATGCAGTCTATGAACTGGATGGAAAGGAGCTCTGCAGTGAGAG GGTTACAATTGAACATGCACGGGCCCGTTCCAGAGGTGGCAGAGGCAGAGGGCGATACTCTGATCGCTTTAGTAGCCGCCGTCCACGTAATGACAGGAG AAATGCCCCACCTGTACGAACAGAAAACCGTCTGATAGTAGAGAATCTGTCTtcccgagtcagctggcag GATCTCAAAGACTTCATGAGACAAGCTGGGGAAGTAACCTTTGCAGATGCACACAGGCCTAAGCTAAATGAAGG ggtgGTTGAGTTTGCCTCTTACAGTGACTTAAAGAATGCTATTGAAAAACTCTCTGGCAAAGAAATCAATGGAAGGAAAATTAAACTAATTGAAGGCAGCAAAAGACACAG TAGGTCCAGAAGCCGGTCTCGTTCCCGTAGCAGGAGCTCATCCAGGTCTCGCAGCCGTTCTCGTTCCCGAAGCCGCAAGTCTTACACCAGGTCCAGGAGTAGGAGCCGTAGCAAGTCTCGTTCAGTTAGTAGGTCTCCAATGCCTGAGAAGAGCCAGAAACGAGGTTCTTCTAGTAGATCAAAATCTCCAGCATCTGTGGATCGGCAGAGGTCTCGGTCAAGGTCCAGATCTGTTGACAGTGGAAATTGA
- the SRSF5 gene encoding serine/arginine-rich splicing factor 5 isoform X2 — protein sequence MSGCRVFIGRLNPAAREKDVERFFKGYGRIRDIDLKRGFGFVEFEDPRDADDAVYELDGKELCSERVTIEHARARSRGGRGRGRYSDRFSSRRPRNDRRNAPPVRTENRLIVENLSSRVSWQPICVVGLMTRSACGLS from the exons ATGAGCGGCTGCCGCGTATTCATCGGGAGGCTGAACCCTGCAGCCAGGGAGAAGGATGTGGAGCGATTCTTCAAGGGATACGGACGCATCCGGGATATTGATCTGAAAAGGGGCTTCGGATTTGTG GAATTTGAGGATCCAAGGGATGCAGATGATGCAGTCTATGAACTGGATGGAAAGGAGCTCTGCAGTGAGAG GGTTACAATTGAACATGCACGGGCCCGTTCCAGAGGTGGCAGAGGCAGAGGGCGATACTCTGATCGCTTTAGTAGCCGCCGTCCACGTAATGACAGGAG AAATGCCCCACCTGTACGAACAGAAAACCGTCTGATAGTAGAGAATCTGTCTtcccgagtcagctggcag CCTATCTGTGTCGTTGGCCTTATGACGAGGAGTGCCTGTGGGTTATCCTAA